From the genome of Nicotiana sylvestris chromosome 2, ASM39365v2, whole genome shotgun sequence, one region includes:
- the LOC104239545 gene encoding transcription factor TCP13-like, translated as MITREVNKQEGDPNEDGNKSTPNNKASSSSNSTTSWTRLKDPRIVRVSRAFGGKDRHSKVCTVRGLRDRRVRLSVPTAIQLYDLQDRLGLNQPSKVVDWLINAAKHEIDELPPLQIPPGSLNPNLYPMLGIGASQINKEVGIKNTSSTSINWDVPLEPSNNVALPYNSNFLKWDPSNLSLAHSENHHHVTSSSHQHEDIHNFNLMSMPIGSQVLVYPQGLPQSFFHPHNINAGASSDQFDPKEINFQMLSSENPMSSANSFRHSIDSTSQSHVRPFHFLPSQNSEGREPNDDREFHNSN; from the coding sequence ATGATTACAAGAGAAGTAAACAAGCAAGAGGGAGATCCAAATGAAGATGGCAATAAGAGCACTCCAAATAATAAAGCTTCTTCATCATCTAATTCAACAACATCATGGACAAGGCTAAAAGATCCAAGAATTGTTCGTGTTTCGCGAGCTTTTGGAGGGAAAGATAGGCATAGCAAAGTTTGCACTGTAAGAGGGCTAAGAGATCGACGAGTAAGACTTTCAGTTCCCACTGCTATTCAATTATATGATCTTCAAGACAGATTAGGGCTTAATCAACCTAGCAAAGTTGTTGATTGGTTGATTAATGCAGCTAAGCATGAAATTGATGAATTGCCTCCATTGCAAATTCCTCCaggtagtttgaacccaaatCTTTATCCTATGTTAGGAATTGGAGCTTCTCAAATTAATAAAGAGGTTGGTATTAAGAACACGAGTAGTACCAGTATCAATTGGGATGTTCCATTAGAACCATCAAATAATGTTGCTTTACCATACAATTCTAATTTCTTGAAATGGGATCCTTCGAATTTATCCCTAGCTCATTCAGAAAATCATCATCATGTGACTTCATCATCTCATCAACATGAAGATATTCACAACTTCAACTTAATGTCTATGCCAATAGGTTCACAAGTTCTTGTTTATCCACAAGGATTACCACAATCATTTTTCCATCCACATAATATTAATGCTGGAGCATCATCAGATCAGTTTGATCCGAAAGAAATCAACTTTCAAATGTTGAGTTCAGAAAATCCCATGTCAAGTGCTAATTCCTTTAGACATTCTATTGACTCCACTAGCCAGTCTCATGTAAGACCTTTTCATTTTCTACCTTCTCAAAATAGTGAAGGAAGGGAGCCTAACGATGATAGGGAGTTTCATAATTCCAATTGA
- the LOC104239546 gene encoding protein LONGIFOLIA 1-like — translation MSARMLSSITEDHQKDLQKQIGCMNGLFQLFDRHHFLTGRRLHGQNHKRLLTGATDRMEPKCTMQPPKEKTQREVASRSKVALSSESSKASPKLEQSKSSQQEQPSCSQSNLPETPSKIQLYKQPSSSSHSGRQSPDFRDVVKDSMHREARSLSVKTITKVEGRVHVMKHIDSPRPFQQSNCVKPSDGTRQVTAKFREAPCNSKEDKVGLLKHAPKDHPRFSYDERESREAMRPSIRLKDLPRLSLDSREQSFRSSASESRSNFLLGDHKRSSSVVAKLMGLEAFPNSIPSNETETVMPKSFPANDSVSVTTKTAEKSKNNQVTRSPQINEKDFSSPRMKSTNSIMRAASTSRLPLEPAPWRQQEANRTSHKSSAINTDVELSVKTPKLSSSVYGEMEKRITELEFRKSGKDLRALKQILEAMQKTKARLEIQTEEQADSNTNLEIVQKRQQCDLLSPTIKGTRPPKRSESLNMTLKQSREDTADKKTWKDVTPRANNVRDSGWHLPSLDKKTKEGRSRAVPNPTLRQQKEGSYPALGRNSGTVSPRPQQKKKQSCPTTTSPEFSRVRRQSIKQSTEPGSSKRRQQAKPNNLLRVDEELSEISSGTRNFSEQGDAASVQSESNNSLSSHAEGEVTSRNLSFKVNAKRLEDAKDKSDMVRFSEDRPMAELAIGTIEQPSPVSVLDTTFYEEDSPSPVKKKTTAFRVEDAADELWYLDYQDHSLYSTRIDHGTETNQKKLERIKDLVHQLRLQDSDQEANMDRLESFCHNHNPDHRYITKVLLASGILKDVDSVSMAIQLQSSGHLIDPKLFHILEQTEEHSMPEYGHSKNSARIKFNQKMHRKNVFDTVDEILVHKLASESCLLQGRDRFCGQQLLRELKSDVDHLNAKKISMDSEDDELISILNADMRHQSEDWTNCQTEIPALILDVERLIYKDLITEIISDEAREQQIRPRRHCRQLFTK, via the exons ATGTCAGCAAGAATGCTATCTTCTATAACAGAGGACCACCAAAAAGATCTACAGAAGCAAATTGGATGCATGAATGGGTTGTTTCAGTTGTTCGATAGACACCATTTTCTCACTGGCAGACGTCTCCATGGTCAAAATCACAAAAGGCTACTCACAG GTGCCACGGATAGGATGGAGCCCAAATGTACAATGCAACCACCTAAG GAAAAGACTCAAAGGGAGGTGGCCAGCAGGAGCAAAGTTGCGCTCTCAAGTGAGTCTTCCAAAGCCTCCCCAAAACTTGAACAAAGTAAAAGTTCACAACAAGAGCAACCTTCTTGCAGTCAAAGTAACTTGCCAGAAACTCCTTCGAAAATCCAGTTATACAAGCAGCCAAGTTCTTCATCTCATTCTGGCCGACAATCTCCTGATTTCCGGGATGTTGTTAAGGACTCCATGCACAGGGAAGCCCGTAGTTTATCTGTAAAAACCATCACCAAAGTGGAAGGTAGAGTCCATGTGATGAAGCACATAGATTCTCCGAGGCCATTTCAGCAGTCAAACTGTGTGAAGCCATCTGATGGAACAAGGCAAGTAACTGCTAAGTTTCGTGAAGCACCTTGCAATTCAAAAGAAGATAAAGTTGGTCTGCTAAAGCATGCACCAAAAGATCATCCACGTTTCTCTTACGATGAAAGAGAATCAAGAGAAGCGATGCGTCCTTCGATAAGGCTAAAGGATCTTCCCAGACTGTCACTGGACAGTAGAGAACAGTCCTTCAGGAGCTCTGCCTCTGAATCCAGATCAAATTTTCTTTTAGGAGATCATAAAAGATCTTCCAGTGTTGTAGCAAAGCTGATGGGATTGGAAGCTTTTCCAAATTCCATTCCCTCAAATGAAACCGAGACAGTGATGCCTAAGTCTTTCCCTGCCAATGATTCTGTTTCCGTAACAACGAAAACAGCTGAAAAGAGCAAGAATAATCAAGTCACACGGTCACCACAGATTAATGAAAAGGATTTCAGCTCCCCACGAATGAAATCTACCAATTCAATCATGAGAGCAGCGTCAACTTCACGGCTTCCACTAGAACCTGCTCCCTGGAGGCAACAAGAGGCCAACAGAACCTCCCACAAGTCATCTGCAATAAACACAGATGTGGAACTTTCGGTCAAGACTCCAAAGTTATCTTCCTCTGTCTATGGCGAAATGGAGAAAAGGATAACTGAACTTGAGTTTAGAAAATCTGGGAAGGATCTCAGAGCTCTGAAACAGATTCTTGAAGCAATGCAGAAGACAAAAGCAAGGTTAGAGATCCAAACAGAAGAGCAGGCGGACTCTAACACGAACTTGGAAATAGTGCAGAAAAGGCAGCAATGCGACCTGCTATCTCCAACCATAAAGGGTACTCGCCCACCAAAAAGGTCAGAATCTTTAAATATGACTCTGAAACAATCCAGGGAGGATACAGCTGACAAGAAAACTTGGAAAGACGTGACACCTAGAGCGAACAATGTCAGAGATTCTGGTTGGCATCTTCCTTCCTTggacaagaagacaaaagaaggaAGATCAAGGGCAGTGCCAAACCCAACATTACGACAACAAAAGGAAGGAAGCTATCCTGCATTAGGAAGGAATTCTGGAACTGTAAGTCCAAGACCACAACAGAAGAAGAAGCAATCTTGTCCAACCACTACATCACCAGAATTCAGCAGGGTCAGAAGGCAATCGATTAAGCAATCCACAGAACCAGGCTCTTCAAAAAGGAGACAGCAAGCAAAACCCAACAATCTGCTCCGAGTTGATGAGGAATTGAGTGAAATCAGCAGCGGCACAAGAAATTTCAGCGAGCAAGGTGATGCAGCTTCTGTGCAATCAGAAAGCAACAACAGTTTGAGCTCACATGCAGAGGGAGAAGTCACAAGCAGAAATCTTTCCTTTAAGGTTAATGCTAAAAGACTAGAGGACGCCAAAGACAAA AGTGACATGGTGAGGTTTAGTGAAGACAGACCAATGGCTGAACTTGCAATTGGTACAATTGAACAACCAAGTCCTGTCTCAGTGCTTGATACCACATTCTATGAAGAAGATTCACCATCTCCTGTGAAGAAGAAGACGACTGCATTTAGAG TTGAGGACGCTGCTGATGAGTTATGGTACCTAGATTACCAGGATCATTCACTGTACAGCACGAGGATAGATCATGGCACTGAGACCAACCAGAAGAAATTAGAGCGTATCAAGGACCTGGTTCACCAGCTCAGACTACAGGACTCCGACCAAGAAGCAAACATGGACCGCCTTGAATCCTTCTGCCACAATCATAATCCTGATCACAGATACATCACTAAGGTACTACTGGCATCTGGCATTCTCAAGGACGTGGACTCTGTATCCATGGCCATTCAGCTTCAATCATCCGGCCATCTGATCGATCCGAAGCTGTTTCATATCCTGGAACAGACTGAGGAACACAGCATGCCAGAATATGGACACAGTAAAAACAGTGCTCGGATAAAGTTTAATCAGAAAATGCACAGAAAGAATGTCTTTGACACAGTCGATGAGATCCTTGTCCACAAACTAGCTTCAGAAAGCTGTTTATTGCAGGGACGAGATCGTTTCTGTGGACAGCAGCTTCTGAGGGAACTGAAGTCAGATGTAGACCACCTTAATGCTAAGAAGATTAGCATGGACTCTGAAGACGATGAATTGATAAGTATTCTAAATGCAGATATGAGGCATCAGTCGGAAGATTGGACAAATTGTCAAACTGAGATTCCAGCATTGATTTTGGATGTCGAGCGCTTAATATATAAAGACCTTATTACAGAAATTATTAGTGATGAAGCCAGAGAGCAGCAGATAAGACCAAGAAGGCATTGTAGACAACTATTTACTAAGTAA